The Longimicrobiaceae bacterium genome includes a window with the following:
- the ugpC gene encoding sn-glycerol-3-phosphate ABC transporter ATP-binding protein UgpC, whose protein sequence is MARVKLEGIRKTYENGYTAVHGISLDVEPGEFVVLVGPSGCGKSTTLRMVAGLESISGGTLSIGGRVVNDVAPKDRDIAMVFQSYALYPHMTVRDNLAFALKLRKLPKPDIAERVKRAAGLLSIEPLLDRRPAELSGGQRQRVALGRALVREPQVFLFDEPLSNLDAKLRGQMRKEIAALHRRLGTTSIYVTHDQTEAMTMGDRIVVMNGGRVEQVGAPMDLYRNPANRFVAGFLGSPPMNFLAGRLVRADGPAFLSADAGFRLPLDASVSAVLGQADTRPVVLGIRPEDVRLAEGGSADAPRLGHVPLLLEAAEPMGNETIVYLRAGADEVVARVPPRSLPAPGQPVEAAFDLARLHFFHSETGASLTALG, encoded by the coding sequence ATGGCTCGCGTGAAACTGGAAGGTATCCGGAAGACCTATGAAAACGGTTACACAGCGGTCCACGGGATCTCCCTCGATGTAGAGCCGGGAGAGTTCGTGGTGCTGGTGGGTCCCTCGGGCTGCGGCAAGAGCACCACGCTGCGCATGGTGGCCGGGCTGGAGTCCATCTCAGGGGGCACGCTGTCCATCGGCGGGCGCGTGGTCAACGACGTCGCGCCCAAGGACCGCGACATCGCCATGGTGTTCCAGAGCTACGCGCTGTACCCGCACATGACCGTTCGTGACAACCTGGCATTCGCCCTGAAGCTCCGCAAGCTTCCGAAGCCGGACATCGCCGAGCGGGTGAAGCGTGCCGCCGGGCTGCTCTCCATCGAGCCGCTGCTGGACCGCCGCCCCGCCGAGCTGTCCGGCGGCCAGCGCCAGCGCGTCGCCCTGGGCCGCGCGCTCGTGCGCGAGCCGCAGGTGTTCCTCTTCGACGAGCCGCTCTCCAACCTCGACGCCAAGCTGCGCGGGCAGATGCGTAAGGAGATCGCCGCCCTGCACCGCCGCCTCGGCACCACCTCCATCTACGTCACGCACGACCAGACCGAGGCCATGACCATGGGCGACCGCATCGTGGTGATGAACGGCGGCCGCGTCGAGCAGGTGGGGGCGCCGATGGACCTCTACCGCAACCCGGCCAACCGCTTCGTCGCCGGGTTTCTCGGCAGCCCGCCCATGAACTTCCTCGCCGGCCGCCTGGTCCGCGCCGACGGCCCCGCCTTCCTCTCCGCCGACGCAGGATTCCGGCTCCCGCTCGACGCCTCCGTCTCCGCCGTGCTCGGCCAAGCCGATACCCGGCCCGTCGTCCTCGGCATCCGCCCCGAAGACGTCCGTCTGGCGGAGGGAGGTTCGGCAGATGCGCCCCGTCTCGGCCATGTCCCGCTCCTCCTCGAAGCCGCCGAGCCGATGGGTAACGAAACCATCGTCTACCTCCGCGCCGGCGCCGACGAGGTCGTCGCCCGCGTCCCTCCGCGCTCCCTACCCGCCCCCGGCCAGCCCGTCGAAGCCGCCTTCGACCTCGCGCGCCTCCACTTCTTCCACTCGGAGACCGGAGCGAGTCTAACCGCGCTCGGTTGA
- the gwsG gene encoding grasp-with-spasm system ATP-grasp peptide maturase, with translation MILILSQEGFEPTTEEVAEWIRHLGGDCVRVNGGDVAGAVPLDMEIGGDAPLVRLCVGGREVHSRDVRVVWLWRWQNRKDSLAKALPGSEKLAGQLNAHMTGESNAVSRAFFSLFSHARWLNRPDDAALSKIHALHAAAQAGLEVPATLVTNRRSEIERFRERHGRVITKSIGEIGTFDVGSRVYGLYTARVTEDDTASLPETVFPSLLQELVEKEFEVRAFYLNGRVYSMAIFSQADQRTAVDLRHYDAQRPNRMVPYRLPLEVEEGLGRMMSSLGLSTGSADLIRTPDGRHVFLEVNPSGQFGMVSTPCNYHLPRILAEHLMAEDEDVAR, from the coding sequence ATGATCCTCATCCTCAGCCAGGAAGGGTTCGAGCCCACCACCGAAGAGGTCGCCGAGTGGATCCGGCACCTGGGCGGCGACTGCGTGCGCGTGAACGGCGGCGACGTGGCGGGGGCGGTGCCGCTGGACATGGAGATCGGCGGCGACGCCCCGCTGGTGCGCCTGTGCGTAGGCGGGCGCGAGGTGCACAGCCGCGACGTGCGGGTGGTCTGGCTGTGGCGCTGGCAGAACCGCAAGGACTCGCTGGCCAAGGCCCTGCCCGGCTCCGAGAAGCTGGCCGGCCAGCTCAACGCCCACATGACGGGAGAGTCCAACGCGGTGTCGCGCGCCTTCTTCTCCCTCTTCAGCCACGCCCGCTGGCTCAACCGGCCGGACGACGCGGCGCTCAGCAAGATCCACGCGCTCCACGCCGCCGCCCAGGCGGGGCTGGAGGTGCCCGCCACGCTGGTCACCAACCGCCGCAGCGAGATCGAGCGCTTCCGCGAGCGCCACGGCCGCGTGATCACCAAGAGCATCGGCGAGATCGGGACCTTCGACGTCGGCAGCAGGGTGTACGGCCTCTACACCGCCCGTGTGACCGAGGACGACACGGCCAGCCTGCCCGAGACGGTCTTCCCCTCGCTCCTCCAGGAGCTGGTGGAGAAGGAGTTCGAGGTCCGCGCCTTCTACCTGAACGGGCGCGTGTACTCCATGGCGATCTTCTCCCAGGCAGACCAGCGCACCGCGGTGGACCTCCGCCACTACGACGCGCAGCGCCCCAATCGCATGGTGCCGTACCGGCTGCCGCTCGAGGTGGAGGAAGGGCTGGGCCGGATGATGTCGTCGCTCGGCCTCTCCACTGGCTCGGCCGACCTGATCCGGACGCCCGACGGCCGCCACGTCTTCCTCGAGGTAAACCCGTCCGGCCAGTTCGGGATGGTGTCCACTCCCTGCAACTACCACCTGCCCCGCATACTCGCCGAGCACCTGATGGCGGAGGACGAAGATGTCGCTCGCTGA
- the gwsS gene encoding grasp-with-spasm system SPASM domain peptide maturase, with product MTERRRVFRLFACCVAVRGARRSTVCDLQRRTYDLIPNGLHDLLTVHADSTLDEIRALFPPETHARIDEYFGFLERKEYGFWCDDPDAFPPLDPEWDRPQRITNAIIDVDAGSRHDFADLLRQLDDLGCAAVQVRWFAPVSLEELETVLKQTYSRRLRSVELLLPWNAGWEPGALHALCLRHVRVSGVVVHSAPEASAEVVDGARIPLFHRTEVIDSHAHCGQVSPEWFSVSMAGFLEARSFNSCLNRKISVDAAGEIRNCPSLPRSFGNAADTSLVSALMQAEFRELWEINKDQVEVCRDCEFRYVCTDCRAFVATPGDRLSKPSKCSYDPYAARWA from the coding sequence ATGACGGAGCGCCGGCGCGTCTTCCGCCTCTTCGCCTGCTGCGTGGCTGTGCGCGGCGCGCGCCGCAGCACCGTGTGCGACCTCCAGCGCCGGACGTACGACCTGATCCCCAACGGCCTGCACGACCTCCTCACCGTCCACGCCGACAGCACGCTCGACGAGATCAGGGCGCTCTTCCCGCCGGAGACGCACGCGCGGATCGACGAGTACTTCGGGTTCCTGGAGCGCAAGGAGTACGGCTTCTGGTGCGACGACCCGGACGCGTTCCCGCCCCTGGATCCCGAGTGGGACCGCCCGCAGCGCATCACCAACGCGATCATCGACGTGGACGCCGGCTCGCGCCACGACTTCGCGGACCTGCTGCGCCAGCTCGACGACCTGGGCTGCGCCGCGGTGCAGGTGCGCTGGTTCGCGCCCGTGTCGCTGGAGGAGCTGGAGACGGTGCTGAAGCAGACGTACAGCCGCCGGCTGCGTTCGGTGGAGCTGCTGCTGCCGTGGAACGCGGGATGGGAGCCGGGCGCGCTCCACGCTCTCTGCCTGCGCCACGTGCGGGTGAGCGGCGTCGTCGTGCACTCCGCGCCCGAAGCGAGCGCCGAGGTGGTGGACGGCGCGCGCATCCCCCTCTTCCACCGCACCGAGGTGATCGACTCGCACGCGCACTGCGGGCAGGTGAGCCCCGAGTGGTTCTCGGTGTCGATGGCCGGCTTCCTCGAGGCCCGGTCGTTCAACTCGTGCCTCAACCGCAAGATCTCGGTAGACGCCGCTGGCGAGATCCGCAACTGCCCGTCGCTGCCGCGCTCGTTCGGCAACGCGGCCGACACCTCGCTGGTCTCCGCCCTCATGCAGGCCGAGTTCCGCGAGCTGTGGGAGATCAACAAAGACCAGGTGGAGGTGTGCCGCGACTGCGAGTTCCGCTACGTGTGCACCGACTGCCGCGCTTTCGTCGCCACGCCCGGCGACCGCCTCTCCAAGCCGTCCAAGTGCTCGTACGATCCCTACGCCGCCCGCTGGGCCTGA
- a CDS encoding peptidase domain-containing ABC transporter has protein sequence MTTLLDRRLHLGKSFPVYRQHDAKDCGPTCLRMVASFHGRRFSLQYLRDRSYIDRQGVSLLGIAYAAESIGFRTRCARVSMEHFLEHAPLPCIVHWRQNHFVVVHAVGNGKVRIADPAQGEATLTVDEFRRAWASNNVAGRDAGIVLLLQPTPDFFSRADQEPTKRRQLGFMFSYLRGFAPFFRQVVLGMFVAAVLQLIFPFLTQAIVDNGIATQNLKFVNAVLVAQLALFMSQTVVEFIRNRILFHVGTRVYVSVISDFLIKLMKLPLPFFDTRTVGDILQRIQDHTRIQQFVTASTLNVIFSFFTLIIFSGVLVMYSPILGAVFLVGSVLHVAWVLAFLPRRKQLDYLRFAEMSANQSTLVELVHGMQEIKLANAEQQRRWGWEQVQARLFKVSLRGLSLSQMEEAGAGFLNQLKNITLTFLAAKMVIDGELTLGMLLSVQFIVGQLNTPLAQLISFAQSAQDAKISLDRLAEIHQHENEEDPGQKIQALPDSRALSLRSVSFHYGGPLSEMVLGDLDLDIPEGKVTAIVGPSGSGKSTLLKLLLKFYDPVRGEIMLGHTPLRNLSARALRLRCGVVMQDGHIFADTVAANITAGHEEIDRGRLLYAARMADIDQFVQGLPMGYNTRIGREGIGMSAGQKQRVLIARANYKDPDFLFFDEATSALDANTERRIVDNLQQFFRGRTVVVIAHRLSTVKNADQIVVLDGGRITERGTHAELAALRGSYFELVKNQLELGD, from the coding sequence ATGACCACCCTCCTCGACCGCCGCCTGCACCTGGGCAAGTCGTTCCCGGTGTACCGCCAGCACGACGCCAAGGACTGCGGGCCCACCTGCCTGCGCATGGTGGCCAGCTTCCACGGCCGCCGCTTCTCGCTCCAGTACCTGCGCGACCGCAGCTACATCGACCGCCAGGGCGTGTCGCTGCTGGGCATCGCCTACGCGGCCGAGAGCATCGGCTTCCGCACCCGCTGCGCGCGCGTGTCCATGGAGCATTTCCTGGAGCACGCGCCGCTGCCCTGCATCGTGCACTGGCGGCAGAACCACTTCGTGGTCGTGCACGCGGTGGGCAACGGCAAGGTGCGCATCGCCGACCCGGCGCAGGGCGAGGCCACGCTCACCGTCGACGAGTTCCGCCGGGCCTGGGCATCGAACAACGTGGCGGGCCGCGACGCGGGCATCGTGCTCCTACTCCAGCCCACGCCCGACTTCTTCTCGCGCGCGGACCAGGAGCCCACCAAGCGGCGGCAGCTTGGGTTCATGTTCTCGTACCTGCGGGGGTTCGCGCCCTTCTTCCGGCAGGTGGTGCTGGGGATGTTCGTGGCCGCCGTGCTGCAGCTCATCTTCCCCTTCCTGACACAGGCGATCGTCGACAACGGCATCGCCACGCAGAACCTGAAGTTCGTGAACGCGGTGCTGGTCGCGCAGCTCGCGTTGTTCATGAGCCAGACGGTGGTGGAGTTCATCCGCAACCGCATCCTCTTCCACGTGGGGACGCGGGTGTACGTGTCGGTCATCAGCGACTTCCTCATCAAGCTGATGAAGCTGCCGCTGCCCTTCTTCGACACGCGCACGGTGGGCGACATCCTGCAGCGCATCCAGGACCACACCCGCATCCAGCAGTTCGTGACGGCCAGCACGCTGAACGTGATCTTCTCGTTCTTCACGCTCATCATCTTCAGCGGCGTGCTGGTGATGTACAGCCCCATCCTGGGCGCGGTGTTCCTGGTGGGCAGCGTGCTGCACGTGGCCTGGGTGCTGGCCTTCCTGCCCCGCCGCAAGCAGCTGGACTACCTGCGCTTCGCCGAGATGTCGGCCAACCAGAGCACGCTGGTGGAGCTCGTTCACGGGATGCAGGAGATCAAGCTCGCCAACGCCGAGCAGCAGCGCCGCTGGGGCTGGGAGCAGGTTCAGGCCCGCCTCTTCAAGGTCAGCCTGCGCGGCCTCTCGCTCTCGCAGATGGAGGAGGCCGGGGCCGGCTTCCTCAACCAGCTCAAGAACATCACGCTCACCTTCCTGGCCGCCAAGATGGTGATCGACGGCGAGCTGACGCTGGGCATGCTGCTCTCCGTGCAGTTCATCGTCGGCCAGCTCAACACCCCCCTCGCCCAGCTCATCTCCTTCGCGCAGTCCGCCCAGGACGCCAAGATCTCGCTGGACCGCCTGGCCGAGATCCACCAGCACGAGAACGAAGAGGACCCCGGCCAGAAGATCCAGGCGCTCCCCGACAGCCGCGCGCTTTCGCTGCGCAGCGTCTCGTTCCACTACGGCGGCCCGCTGTCCGAGATGGTGCTGGGCGACCTGGACCTGGACATCCCCGAAGGCAAGGTGACCGCCATCGTGGGGCCCAGCGGCAGCGGCAAGAGCACGCTGCTGAAGCTGCTGCTCAAGTTCTACGACCCCGTGCGCGGAGAGATCATGCTGGGGCACACGCCGCTGCGGAACCTGTCGGCGCGCGCGCTCCGCCTGCGCTGCGGCGTGGTGATGCAGGACGGCCACATCTTCGCCGACACGGTAGCCGCCAACATCACCGCCGGCCACGAGGAGATCGACCGCGGGCGGCTGCTGTACGCCGCGCGCATGGCCGACATCGACCAGTTCGTGCAGGGGCTGCCGATGGGCTACAATACGCGCATCGGCCGCGAGGGGATCGGGATGAGCGCGGGGCAGAAGCAGCGCGTGCTCATCGCCCGCGCCAACTACAAGGACCCCGACTTCCTCTTCTTCGACGAGGCTACCAGCGCGCTCGACGCCAACACCGAGCGCCGCATCGTGGACAACCTTCAGCAGTTCTTCCGCGGGCGCACCGTGGTCGTCATCGCCCACCGCCTGAGCACCGTGAAGAACGCCGACCAGATCGTGGTGCTGGACGGCGGCCGGATCACCGAGCGCGGCACCCACGCCGAGTTGGCGGCGCTGCGCGGAAGCTACTTCGAGCTGGTGAAGAACCAGCTGGAGCTGGGCGACTGA